The genomic DNA TCGAGCAGCATCTTAACCACCTGCTTGTGGCCTCCTTCTGAAGCTGTCTGTAGTGCGTTGCCGTACtctccaccctgcgcgttaATGTCGGCGCCGTTAtcgagcagcatcttgacTACCTACTTGTGGCCTCCTtctgaagctgcctgcagtgcgttgccgtgGTTTCCACTCTGGGCGTTGATGTCGGCGCCGttgtcgagcagcatcttgactacctgctcgtgGCCTCTAAgtgaagctgcctgcagtgcgttgccgaAGTatccaccctgcgcgttaATGTCGGCGCCGTTATCGAGCAGTgtcttgactacctgctcgtggcctctagctgaagctgcctgtagtgcgttgccgtactctccaccctgcgcgttaATGTCGGCGCCGTTAtcgagcagcatcttgactacctgctTGTGGCCTCCTtctgaagctgcctgcagtgcgttgccgtgGTTTCCACTCTGGGCGTTGATGTCGAcgcccttgtcgagcagcatcttgactacctgctTGTGGCCTCTAAgtgaagctgcctgcagtgcgttgccgtggtttccaccctgcgcgttaATGTCGGCGCCTGCgtcgagcagcatcttgactacctgctcgtgGCCTCTGTATGAAGCTGCTTGCATTTCAAATGGAACACCCAACTTTCCTGTCATAGGGTCGTGATAGGGTAATATTGGACTACCCGGGTATTCTCTATCGTTGGGGTCCTCTGGGCATTCGTCCTGACGCGTTTGAAGAATGTTGTCATCCTTAATAGATGTAGCGTCGCTTGTCGAGTTATCTGCTGATTCTTCGTCGGAGTCAACACTACAAGGCAGTATCGCAAGAGCGATTTCTTCCATGTGACGTGCAACATGGAGTGATAAAACATCGCGGTCCCCAGTAGTAAACTCAACACAGAGAGGACACGTCACGTCCGAGACTCGAACGTCCATACCATGGTGATCTTGTAGATGAATCATTAGCGCCTCGCTGTTTTCAAAGAACACGCGAGTGTCGTAGCATTCAACGAAGAAACAAGCGTATGCTAGTATGTCATCAAAGATATGCTTCCTAAGGCGATGTGATCAGCATTGATGAAGTTCTAGTGGGACGGGAATGCGTTAACTCACTTCCAAGCTTTCGTTCGCTGAAATCGCACTTGCTTATTGCAGATTTCGCACGTGAAAGGATCACCAGACCGTGCTTGGGCTGGCAATGATGGCACACGTTTGTGACTCGCTTCAGCCCTGCTAGACACCATCGAGGGTGCGTAGACAGATTCGGGGCGAGAAGTATCGACAGCAATATTCAACCCAACTTCTGACTGCGCTGGCAAAGAGAAGCCGAGGCCAGAGTCATGGAAGATTGTTCTTGCCTTCTCTAAGGCGGTCACTTGATTTTCCTGCTGTATTGTCTCCCGCTGTAGACGAAGCATGTGATTATATCGATCCCAGTTCAATTTTCCCAAATGGACCACTATCGCTGGCGCAGCCCGAGGGAACTTTTGTGAAACGCTGTTGGCGTAGGCCTGTTCCGGTAAGTGTTTTTCATTGCTTTGGATAGCCCGAGgctcgtcgtcgtcgtagaTTTCTTCCGCTGGTGATGCTAGGCTGGGTGCTAACATGATAAGAGTATCAATCTTTGTACGGAGAGTCTGACATAATGTCTCCACGTCTTGCTTGGGTTGGTAGTTGGAGCGATGTTGTTGTTCAATCATGTTCATGGTCTGCTCCAGGGATGTCGAAATTCCCGTTGACTGTAAAATTCTCTTTTGACGATGCTCACTGTTGACTAGATGTATCAACGCTGCTGCATATCAGTGATAGCGCACTATATTGGGGTTTTGTGTCATCCACGTACATGTGCTGGCAAATTGGGAGATGGATGCGAGAACAGTCAGACAAGTATTGCGCAGCTGAGGAGAGTCTTGAAGCATATCATCGAGCTCGCCTCGCAACAGCCCAAGGTCAGTACCCCAGAAAAACAAAGCTGCACAACTTGACTCTACGGAGCCATAGGGTTGTGCTATATCGGACTGCATCCTGACTTCAGAAAGTATGAGTCTTAGCGTCTCCATGAGAGACTTAAATAGCGATTCGATAGGCCCTTGCCCGTGGAGTTTGATATCTCGTACATATAGGTCAAATACTGAGGAGACATGGGCGCCAGGAGACATTGCTGGTAGCCGTGTTATAGATGGAGGAGTCGAGTTGCTCGCGGGTGATAATGCTGTTTTTTGAGAGCGTCCCGTTTCAGCCTGCCAGCGCTCCATCACCAAGCCGCCTTTCTCGACCGCTGAGGCCTCACGGCGAACCTCTGCTAGAAACACGAGCGACGACTACCTGGAACACCTCGAATGTCGCGCGCAATCTTCTAAGTCTTGAAGTTCCTTCCAACGCGACATGCGCTCGCTGTCCGATATCAGTCCTGCATCGAGAGGTTGTCACAAGTTCTTATCGGCTGACCTACACTTCACGAGCTGAATCTGCTGTGTCCTTTTCAAACGACTGCGTCGAGGTCAACTCGAAACTCTCGGGGCCAATAAGTAGATGCTTCAATGTTTTTAGACGATAAGCCGAGGAGGAATTGTCGGTCGAGAGATTCTTCTTTACTGGAATGTCGATGCGGGTGGGCAGCCATGGCGATCAGGCTGCGCCTCGGAAGGGCATGTGCGCCAAGCCAGACTGCGCATCGCTCTGCCAACAATATCATAGTCCTCAGCCTGATCAACTTTCAAGTCTCCTAAGATTCCTCTTCCACATGATGTCGGGCATCGAAATCGCAGGTCTCGTCTTTGGTGTCGTACCGGTCGTTGTTGAAATTCTGAAGTCTTACAGCACAGCCAAGCGTAGATTGGCGACTTTCTCACAGCACGCAGAAGTTGCATGCGACATCCAGCTGAGGTTCCAGGTAGCGGCAGCGAACTTCAACAATGATTGCCGCCTTCTACTTCAGGCAACCATTGTCCAACCAAGCGATATTTCTGAGATGATGGAGGATCCGACGCACAAGAGCTGGCAGGAGCAAGGGAAGGACATTGAGCAGCGACTGCGAAGCTTGATGCAACAAGACTACGAGCTATGCCAGAACATCGCGACGCGACTGCGCGATATCCTCCGCGAAACACGAATCAGCCTAACCAAACTCGAGGACGGCCTGGGTAACGCGAAGCAAACGGAACACGAGTTCATACGGAAGATCTGGCACGCTTTTAACACATCTCGCAAGGAGAACGAATACATTCGACAGCTGGATTCCTTGGACAGATGGAACAAGTCGCTGAGCAAGTTGCGCAAACAGAGGTGCAAAATTCAGAAGCGAC from Pyrenophora tritici-repentis strain M4 chromosome 8, whole genome shotgun sequence includes the following:
- a CDS encoding Ank-2 multi-domain protein, which encodes MLLDNGADINAQGGEYGNALQTASEGGHKQVVKMLLEAGAHQHQENDLASMPE
- a CDS encoding ankyrin repeat domain containing protein — its product is MSPGAHVSSVFDLYVRDIKLHGQGPIESLFKSLMETLRLILSEVRMQSDIAQPYGSVESSCAALFFWGTDLGLLRGELDDMLQDSPQLRNTCLTVLASISQFASTSLIHLVNSEHRQKRILQSTGISTSLEQTMNMIEQQHRSNYQPKQDVETLCQTLRTKIDTLIMLAPSLASPAEEIYDDDEPRAIQSNEKHLPEQAYANSVSQKFPRAAPAIVVHLGKLNWDRYNHMLRLQRETIQQENQVTALEKARTIFHDSGLGFSLPAQSEVGLNIAVDTSRPESVYAPSMVSSRAEASHKRVPSLPAQARSGDPFTCEICNKQVRFQRTKAWKKHIFDDILAYACFFVECYDTRVFFENSEALMIHLQDHHGMDVRVSDVTCPLCVEFTTGDRDVLSLHVARHMEEIALAILPCSVDSDEESADNSTSDATSIKDDNILQTRQDECPEDPNDREYPGSPILPYHDPMTGKLGVPFEMQAASYRGHEQVVKMLLDAGADINAQGGNHGNALQAASLRGHKQVVKMLLDKGVDINAQSGNHGNALQAASEGGHKQVVKMLLDNGADINAQGGEYGNALQAASARGHEQVVKTLLDNGADINAQGGYFGNALQAASLRGHEQVVKMLLDNGADINAQSGNHGNALQAASEGGHK